Proteins encoded together in one Nocardioides marinisabuli window:
- a CDS encoding NfeD family protein — MTTYLLIAGLGLVLLLVSLVLGDLLDGALDALAGDTFSSAVIGAFVSALGFGGALAQGLGAPLAVSLPAGVVAGVGFGWFAAWLTRLLRTDTSGASPRTDDTVGREAVVVTAIPADGYGTVKVLIGGHEMRLNARLDTDHPIPVEPGTRVHVTGSVSPTAVTVAPTWRELG, encoded by the coding sequence GTGACGACGTACCTCCTCATCGCCGGGCTGGGCCTCGTGCTGCTGCTGGTCTCGCTGGTCCTCGGCGACCTGCTCGACGGCGCGCTCGACGCGCTGGCCGGCGACACCTTCTCCAGCGCGGTGATCGGGGCGTTCGTCTCGGCGCTCGGCTTCGGCGGTGCGCTGGCCCAGGGCCTCGGTGCGCCACTGGCGGTCTCGCTGCCGGCCGGCGTCGTGGCCGGCGTCGGCTTCGGCTGGTTCGCCGCCTGGTTGACCCGGCTGCTGCGCACCGACACCTCCGGCGCCTCGCCGCGCACCGACGACACCGTGGGCCGCGAGGCGGTGGTCGTCACCGCGATCCCGGCCGACGGCTACGGCACGGTCAAGGTGCTCATCGGCGGGCACGAGATGCGCCTCAACGCGCGGCTCGACACCGACCACCCGATCCCCGTCGAGCCCGGCACCCGGGTCCACGTCACCGGCTCCGTCTCCCCCACGGCCGTCACGGTCGCGCCCACCTGGCGCGAGCTCGGCTGA
- a CDS encoding flotillin family protein: MNPSVLIPVAGFVVLFVLLVLLVTSRYKVAGPNEAFIVTGRKGKAVVNPETGELTTDLSGQKVILGGGTFVIPFVQKLGTLDLSSRRISVQIRGAVSGQGIKLNVEGVAIVKVGGNADQIRLAAQRFLSQQADVESYTQEVLAGALRSIVGGLTVEQIIRDRAAFAQRVADESENSLTGQGLILDTFQIQDVTDDGTYLADLGRPEAARVAQEARIAEANARQAAEQAQIAAEQEIAISQRVLALKQSEIKAETDAASAQAAAAGPLAQADRDQSILTEQEKVAVRQAALTERQLETEVRKPADAERYRVEQEAEARRSAEIAAAEARKASTIAAAEAKAQEARLSGEAEKARRAALAEAEAIEGERRGAAERARRTAEADATRAEGEAKAAATLAVGQAEAEAMDKRAEAFAHYNDAAVLQMLIEVLPKVAKEVAAPISAIDQLTVISTDGAGAMPKQVTDNVTQTMSMLKATTGLDLEALIKNSVGKAAQATGLEGSSTD; this comes from the coding sequence GTGAACCCGTCCGTGCTGATCCCCGTCGCGGGGTTCGTCGTCCTCTTCGTCCTGCTGGTGCTGCTGGTCACCAGCCGCTACAAGGTCGCCGGGCCCAACGAGGCCTTCATCGTCACCGGCCGCAAGGGCAAGGCGGTGGTCAACCCCGAGACCGGTGAGCTGACCACCGACCTGTCCGGGCAGAAGGTCATCCTCGGCGGCGGCACCTTCGTCATCCCGTTCGTGCAGAAGCTCGGCACCCTCGACCTCTCCTCACGCCGGATCTCGGTGCAGATCCGCGGCGCCGTCTCGGGCCAGGGCATCAAGCTCAACGTCGAGGGCGTCGCGATCGTCAAGGTCGGCGGCAACGCCGACCAGATCCGGCTGGCGGCCCAGCGCTTCCTGTCCCAGCAGGCCGACGTGGAGTCCTACACCCAGGAGGTGCTCGCCGGTGCGCTGCGCTCGATCGTGGGAGGCCTGACCGTCGAGCAGATCATCCGCGACCGCGCCGCCTTCGCCCAGCGCGTGGCCGACGAGTCCGAGAACTCGCTCACCGGCCAGGGCCTGATCCTCGACACCTTCCAGATCCAGGACGTCACCGACGACGGCACCTACCTCGCCGACCTGGGTCGGCCCGAGGCAGCCCGCGTGGCCCAGGAGGCCCGCATCGCCGAGGCGAACGCCCGCCAGGCCGCCGAGCAGGCCCAGATCGCCGCCGAGCAGGAGATCGCGATCTCGCAGCGGGTGCTGGCGCTGAAGCAGTCGGAGATCAAGGCCGAGACCGACGCCGCCTCCGCGCAGGCCGCGGCGGCCGGGCCGCTGGCCCAGGCCGACCGCGACCAGTCGATCCTCACCGAGCAGGAGAAGGTCGCGGTGCGCCAGGCGGCCCTGACCGAGCGCCAGCTCGAGACCGAGGTCCGCAAGCCCGCCGACGCCGAGCGCTACCGCGTCGAGCAGGAGGCCGAGGCCCGCCGCAGCGCCGAGATCGCGGCGGCCGAGGCCCGCAAGGCCTCGACCATCGCCGCCGCCGAGGCCAAGGCCCAGGAGGCCCGCCTCTCCGGTGAGGCCGAGAAGGCCCGCCGCGCCGCGCTCGCCGAGGCCGAGGCGATCGAGGGTGAGCGTCGCGGTGCGGCCGAGCGCGCCCGGCGTACGGCCGAGGCCGACGCGACCCGCGCCGAGGGTGAGGCAAAGGCCGCAGCGACCCTCGCGGTCGGCCAGGCCGAGGCCGAGGCGATGGACAAGCGGGCCGAGGCGTTCGCGCACTACAACGACGCCGCGGTGCTGCAGATGCTCATCGAGGTGCTGCCCAAGGTCGCCAAGGAGGTCGCAGCACCCATCAGCGCCATCGACCAGCTGACCGTCATCTCCACCGACGGCGCCGGCGCGATGCCCAAGCAGGTCACCGACAACGTCACCCAGACGATGAGCATGCTCAAGGCCACCACCGGCCTCGACCTCGAGGCGCTCATCAAGAACTCCGTCGGCAAGGCGGCCCAGGCCACCGGGCTCGAGGGCTCCTCGACCGACTGA
- a CDS encoding DUF2332 domain-containing protein — MLVEGDVVAVYEDFAAYAGAADDSPCFTEWALGVVGDAEVRAWLETLPAPKRQPNLVFAAARWHGVAAPAPYDALRAALLGDDGSVRATILSRATQTNEAGRMATLLPALAAVAALGDEPLALVEVGASAGLCLYPDRWGHRYRAPDGEVVHEVGVGEGRPVLECRVDGAGAACAPLPGRLPRVAWRGGVDLHPLDVTDHDATDWLETLVWPEHEDRRRVLAAAVEVARQDPPHLVAGDLVEELPALVERAAAHGRVVVQHSAVLSYLPEPARRRAEELLRGLVAEGACHWLSNEGPDVLPGVTATGPAPPPGLFVLGLDGRAVGWTHAHGRALTWTAPDPDLP; from the coding sequence GTGCTGGTCGAGGGTGACGTGGTGGCGGTCTACGAGGACTTCGCGGCGTACGCCGGGGCCGCCGACGACTCACCGTGCTTCACCGAGTGGGCGCTGGGCGTGGTCGGTGACGCCGAGGTGCGGGCCTGGCTCGAGACGCTGCCGGCGCCGAAGCGCCAGCCGAACCTGGTCTTCGCCGCGGCGCGGTGGCACGGCGTGGCGGCCCCGGCGCCGTACGACGCGCTGCGGGCGGCGCTGCTCGGCGACGACGGGTCGGTGCGGGCCACGATCCTCTCCCGCGCCACGCAGACCAACGAGGCCGGGCGGATGGCGACCCTGCTGCCGGCGCTGGCCGCGGTGGCCGCGCTCGGTGACGAGCCGCTGGCGCTGGTCGAGGTCGGCGCGAGCGCCGGGCTGTGCCTCTACCCCGACCGGTGGGGCCACCGCTACCGCGCTCCCGACGGTGAGGTCGTGCACGAGGTGGGGGTCGGCGAGGGCCGGCCGGTGCTGGAGTGCCGGGTCGACGGGGCCGGCGCGGCGTGCGCCCCGCTGCCCGGCCGGCTGCCCCGGGTCGCCTGGCGCGGTGGCGTCGACCTGCACCCCCTCGACGTCACCGACCACGACGCCACCGACTGGCTCGAGACGCTGGTCTGGCCCGAGCACGAGGACCGTCGCCGGGTGCTGGCTGCCGCGGTCGAGGTGGCTCGGCAGGACCCGCCGCACCTCGTCGCGGGCGACCTGGTCGAGGAGCTGCCGGCCCTGGTCGAGCGGGCCGCGGCCCACGGCCGGGTCGTGGTGCAGCACAGCGCCGTGCTCAGCTACCTGCCCGAACCGGCCCGGCGCCGGGCCGAGGAGCTGCTGCGGGGGCTGGTCGCCGAGGGGGCCTGCCACTGGCTCAGCAACGAGGGTCCCGACGTGCTGCCCGGCGTCACCGCCACCGGCCCCGCCCCGCCGCCGGGCCTGTTCGTGCTGGGCCTCGACGGCCGGGCGGTGGGCTGGACGCACGCCCACGGCCGCGCCCTGACCTGGACCGCACCGGACCCGGACCTGCCCTGA